Proteins encoded together in one Carassius auratus strain Wakin chromosome 32, ASM336829v1, whole genome shotgun sequence window:
- the LOC113051542 gene encoding cartilage intermediate layer protein 1-like isoform X1: protein MGCLSTWTFLLLGITSTFSQVSLLGTWRSIMGTSLRPNPAVYRNEDNYEWTTWFNVDHPGGKGDYEKLNVIRFYYQARVCEVPQVLEARTTEWIPARNTGERVHADPAVGFWCVNDEQPVGRKCSNYAVRFLCPKEIVSDVEEVIWGPWSDWSLCPAQCDQVAVQHRSRSCKSSSKQCNGQTFEARSCQGPPCPRCDLQCVKGRVNDECDSCMCHDHTVLGSVRSAGGLPAPGAAILRAGSRNKLLTVTDHNGHFQVPGICPDGNTTLMIKLKNHAPHQVTVAPSTERTSILILKLERAKKLYVLKNPENKARREGQTTAFCCKVDGTPEPNQYEWFHNGTLLDRSQYQYDQTLILRNLSLDHIGQYYCRASNEDGAIKSKPATLTVIGQKAPSCNPKPDSHLIRLPHDCFQNATNSFYYDVGRCPTSVCTGKLDNGIRCKDSVSYCCGISNMEEKMITCQGYQLPIMIVTQCGCKTCVDTKAIVRGRAIAADTGEPMRFGHIFMDGTRISRTGYKGTFSIQVPTNSERLVLTFVDNMEKFVNTTKVLPFNPRGGAVFHEIKLLRKKPAVIISSRETNKIDLGEVEGQDPIAEIEIPPNAFYKENGEVFMGNVKASVTFLDPRDVSTAAAAQSDLNFIGDEGDTLPLRTYGMFSVDFRDEEGGESLNAGEVKVRLDAAQVKMPEHLKTMKLWSLNPDTGLWEEEGQFHTEKKQRGKREERTFLIGNMEIRERRLFNLDVPENKRCYVKVRAFRSERYMPSEQTEGVVMTLINMEPTPGFSTNPRAWGRFDSVVTGPNGACLPAFCDEQKSDAYSAYVMANLGGEELEAVASSPKLNPNTIGVPQPYLNKLNYRRTDHDDPRIKKTAFSINVAKPRSNTAEEANGPVYPFDKLKECEEAPFSAAHFRFSRVEGDRYDYNTVPFNEDDPMSWTEDYLSWWPKPMEYRACYIKVKVNSAHELNVRSRNMGGTHPKTVGQLYGIRDTRSIRDMDQSTVSAVCLEFKCSGMLYDQDRVDRTLVKVMPQGSCKRESVNSMLQEYLVNHLPLAVNNDTNEFTMLAPLDPLGHNYGIYTVTDQDPRTAKEIALGRCFDGTSDGTSRVMKSNEGVALAFTCGDKKVTRQSMFQQIQNSLGQATAGSGRPGRGNQRQRGGSTAPRSSRRSTRNSYTRAQTIG, encoded by the exons ATGGGCTGCCTCTCAACATGGACATTTCTTCTGTTGGGAATTACAAGCACATTTTCCCAAG TTTCCTTATTAGGGACATGGAGAAGCATCATGGGGACATCATTGAGACCAAACCCAGCTGTGTACCGTAATGAAG ATAATTACGAGTGGACTACATGGTTCAATGTAGATCACCCTGGAGGGAAAGGAGACTATGAGAAGCTGAATGTCATTCGTTTTTATTATCAAGCCCGTGTCTGTGAGGTTCCTCAAGTATTAGAGGCACGCACTACCGAGTGGATCCCAGCTCGCAACACTGGGGAAAGAGTACACGCTGACCCAGCTGTGGGCTTCTGGTGTGTCAATGATGAACAGCCTGTTGGGAGAAAGTGCTCAAACTATGCTGTACGTTTCCTGTGTCCTAAAG AAATTGTTTCAGATGTTGAAGAGGTGATATGGGGTCCATGGTCAGACTGGAGTCTGTGTCCAGCTCAGTGTGATCAGGTTGCAGTACAGCATCGCTCTAGAAGCTGCAAATCCAGCTCCAAACAATGCAATGGCCAAACTTTCGAGGCCAGGTCATGCCAAGGACCACCTTGTCCAC GCTGTGATCTGCAGTGTGTGAAGGGGAGGGTAAATGATGAGTGCGATAGCTGCATGTGCCATGATCATACAGTTTTAGGATCAGTCCGTAGTGCTGGGGGTCTCCCTGCACCTGGAGCTGCCATCCTCCGTGCTGGTTCCAGGAACAAACTCCTTACTGTAACTGATCACAATGGCCATTTTCAGGTCCCTGGTATCTGCCCTGATGGCAACACAACGCTAATGATCAAGCTGAAAAACCATGCTCCACACCAAGTCACTGTGGCCCCAAGCACTGAACGTACCTCCATTCTCATTTTGAAGCTAGAGAGAGCAA AAAAACTATACGTGCTGAAAAACCCTGAGAACAAGGCCAGAAGGGAAGGTCAGACCACTGCTTTCTGTTGTAAGGTTGATGGCACACCTGAACCAAACCAGTATGAATG GTTCCACAATGGTACTCTGCTGGACAGGAGTCAATATCAGTATGACCAGACACTGATTTTGAGGAATCTCAGTTTGGACCATATAGGACAATACTACTGCAGAGCCAGTAATGAGGACGGAGCCATCAAATCTAAGCCAGCCACCCTGACAGTTATTG GTCAAAAAGCACCATCATGCAACCCTAAGCCTGATTCCCATCTGATCCGACTACCACATGACTGCTTTCAAAACGCGACTAACTCTTTCTACTATGATGTCGGGAGATGCCCAACCTCTGTGTGCACAGGGAAGCTGGATAACGGCATCAGATGCAAAGACTCTGTTTCCTACTGCTGTGGAATTTCAAACATGGAGGAGAAAATGATTACATGTCAGGGATATCAGTTGCCCATCATGATAGTGACTCAGTGTGGTTGTAAAACATGTGTGGACACAAAGGCTATCGTTCGTGGACGTGCTATCGCAGCAGACACTGGTGAGCCTATGAGGTTTGGACATATCTTCATGGATGGCACAAGAATAAGTCGAACTGGATACAAAGGCACATTCTCTATCCAGGTACCAACAAACTCTGAACGTCTGGTCCTCACCTTTGTGGACAACATGGAGAAGTTTGTGAATACCACAAAAGTGCTACCATTCAATCCTAGAGGTGGAGCTGTCTTCCACGAGATCAAACTGTTGAGGAAAAAGCCAGCTGTGATTATTAGCTCAAGAGAGACTAATAAGATAGATCTTGGTGAGGTAGAAGGCCAGGATCCCATTGCTGAGATTGAGATCCCACCAAATGCATTCTACAAGGAAAATGGAGAGGTGTTCATGGGAAATGTCAAGGCCAGTGTGACTTTCCTTGACCCCAGGGATGTATCAACAGCAGCAGCTGCCCAAAGTGATCTTAACTTCATTGGTGATGAAGGTGACACTTTGCCTTTGAGGACCTATGGAATGTTCTCTGTGGACTTCAGGGATGAAGAAGGAGGTGAGTCGCTCAATGCCGGAGAGGTGAAAGTGCGTCTCGATGCAGCACAAGTGAAGATGCCGGAGCACTTGAAGACAATGAAATTATGGTCCCTTAATCCTGATACAGGTTTGTGGGAGGAGGAGGGCCAGTTCCATACTGAGAAGAAACAAAGGGGGAAAAGAGAGGAGAGGACCTTCCTCATAGGTAACATGGAAATCCGTGAGAGACGGCTGTTTAACTTGGATGTACCTGAGAACAAGAGATGTTATGTGAAAGTGCGAGCCTTCCGTAGTGAACGGTACATGCCTAGTGAGCAAACTGAAGGAGTCGTGATGACTTTAATAAATATGGAACCCACACCAGGGTTTTCAACCAACCCTCGAGCTTGGGGCAGATTTGATAGTGTTGTCACTGGTCCAAATGGTGCATGTCTTCCAGCTTTCTGTGATGAACAGAAATCAGATGCATATTCGGCCTATGTCATGGCCAACCTTGGGGGAGAAGAGCTAGAGGCAGTAGCATCCTCTCCAAAGTTGAATCCTAACACCATTGGCGTTCCGCAACCCTATTTGAATAAACTTAACTACAGACGCACTGACCATGATGATCCCAGAATAAAAAAGACAGCGTTCAGCATCAATGTGGCCAAACCCCGTTCGAACACAGCTGAGGAGGCCAATGGTCCAGTTTATCCATTTGACAAACTTAAAGAGTGTGAGGAAGCTCCATTCAGTGCAGCTCACTTCCGTTTCTCAAGAGTTGAAGGAGATAGATATGATTACAACACAGTGCCTTTTAATGAGGATGATCCCATGAGCTGGACTGAAGACTACTTGAGTTGGTGGCCAAAACCCATGGAATACAGGGCCTGCTACATTAAAGTAAAAGTCAACAGTGCCCATGAGCTCAACGTTCGGTCTCGCAATATGGGAGGGACCCATCCAAAAACCGTTGGTCAACTGTATGGCATCCGTGACACCAGAAGCATCCGAGACATGGACCAATCAACTGTTTCAGCAGTGTGTCTGGAGTTTAAGTGCAGTGGGATGCTGTATGATCAAGACCGAGTGGATCGGACCCTTGTGAAAGTAATGCCTCAGGGCAGCTGCAAGCGAGAAAGTGTAAACAGCATGCTACAGGAATACTTGGTGAATCACCTTCCACTGGCTGTCAACAATGACACCAATGAGTTCACCATGCTTGCACCTCTAGACCCACTTGGCCACAACTACGGTATATATACAGTGACAGACCAAGATCCTCGGACAGCCAAAGAAATCGCACTTGGCCGTTGCTTTGATGGTACATCAGATGGCACTTCTCGAGTCATGAAGAGCAATGAAGGAGTGGCATTAGCATTCACCTGTGGTGATAAAAAGGTCACTAGGCAGAGTATGTTCCAGCAGATACAGAACTCACTGGGTCAAGCCACAGCTGGAAGTGGAAGACCGGGAAGAGGAAACCAGAGGCAGAGAGGTGGCTCAACAGCACCTCGCAGTAGTAGGAGGAGCACTCGTAATTCCTACACACGTGCCCAGACCATTGGTTGA
- the LOC113051542 gene encoding cartilage intermediate layer protein 1-like isoform X2: protein MGCLSTWTFLLLGITSTFSQGTWRSIMGTSLRPNPAVYRNEDNYEWTTWFNVDHPGGKGDYEKLNVIRFYYQARVCEVPQVLEARTTEWIPARNTGERVHADPAVGFWCVNDEQPVGRKCSNYAVRFLCPKEIVSDVEEVIWGPWSDWSLCPAQCDQVAVQHRSRSCKSSSKQCNGQTFEARSCQGPPCPRCDLQCVKGRVNDECDSCMCHDHTVLGSVRSAGGLPAPGAAILRAGSRNKLLTVTDHNGHFQVPGICPDGNTTLMIKLKNHAPHQVTVAPSTERTSILILKLERAKKLYVLKNPENKARREGQTTAFCCKVDGTPEPNQYEWFHNGTLLDRSQYQYDQTLILRNLSLDHIGQYYCRASNEDGAIKSKPATLTVIGQKAPSCNPKPDSHLIRLPHDCFQNATNSFYYDVGRCPTSVCTGKLDNGIRCKDSVSYCCGISNMEEKMITCQGYQLPIMIVTQCGCKTCVDTKAIVRGRAIAADTGEPMRFGHIFMDGTRISRTGYKGTFSIQVPTNSERLVLTFVDNMEKFVNTTKVLPFNPRGGAVFHEIKLLRKKPAVIISSRETNKIDLGEVEGQDPIAEIEIPPNAFYKENGEVFMGNVKASVTFLDPRDVSTAAAAQSDLNFIGDEGDTLPLRTYGMFSVDFRDEEGGESLNAGEVKVRLDAAQVKMPEHLKTMKLWSLNPDTGLWEEEGQFHTEKKQRGKREERTFLIGNMEIRERRLFNLDVPENKRCYVKVRAFRSERYMPSEQTEGVVMTLINMEPTPGFSTNPRAWGRFDSVVTGPNGACLPAFCDEQKSDAYSAYVMANLGGEELEAVASSPKLNPNTIGVPQPYLNKLNYRRTDHDDPRIKKTAFSINVAKPRSNTAEEANGPVYPFDKLKECEEAPFSAAHFRFSRVEGDRYDYNTVPFNEDDPMSWTEDYLSWWPKPMEYRACYIKVKVNSAHELNVRSRNMGGTHPKTVGQLYGIRDTRSIRDMDQSTVSAVCLEFKCSGMLYDQDRVDRTLVKVMPQGSCKRESVNSMLQEYLVNHLPLAVNNDTNEFTMLAPLDPLGHNYGIYTVTDQDPRTAKEIALGRCFDGTSDGTSRVMKSNEGVALAFTCGDKKVTRQSMFQQIQNSLGQATAGSGRPGRGNQRQRGGSTAPRSSRRSTRNSYTRAQTIG from the exons ATGGGCTGCCTCTCAACATGGACATTTCTTCTGTTGGGAATTACAAGCACATTTTCCCAAG GGACATGGAGAAGCATCATGGGGACATCATTGAGACCAAACCCAGCTGTGTACCGTAATGAAG ATAATTACGAGTGGACTACATGGTTCAATGTAGATCACCCTGGAGGGAAAGGAGACTATGAGAAGCTGAATGTCATTCGTTTTTATTATCAAGCCCGTGTCTGTGAGGTTCCTCAAGTATTAGAGGCACGCACTACCGAGTGGATCCCAGCTCGCAACACTGGGGAAAGAGTACACGCTGACCCAGCTGTGGGCTTCTGGTGTGTCAATGATGAACAGCCTGTTGGGAGAAAGTGCTCAAACTATGCTGTACGTTTCCTGTGTCCTAAAG AAATTGTTTCAGATGTTGAAGAGGTGATATGGGGTCCATGGTCAGACTGGAGTCTGTGTCCAGCTCAGTGTGATCAGGTTGCAGTACAGCATCGCTCTAGAAGCTGCAAATCCAGCTCCAAACAATGCAATGGCCAAACTTTCGAGGCCAGGTCATGCCAAGGACCACCTTGTCCAC GCTGTGATCTGCAGTGTGTGAAGGGGAGGGTAAATGATGAGTGCGATAGCTGCATGTGCCATGATCATACAGTTTTAGGATCAGTCCGTAGTGCTGGGGGTCTCCCTGCACCTGGAGCTGCCATCCTCCGTGCTGGTTCCAGGAACAAACTCCTTACTGTAACTGATCACAATGGCCATTTTCAGGTCCCTGGTATCTGCCCTGATGGCAACACAACGCTAATGATCAAGCTGAAAAACCATGCTCCACACCAAGTCACTGTGGCCCCAAGCACTGAACGTACCTCCATTCTCATTTTGAAGCTAGAGAGAGCAA AAAAACTATACGTGCTGAAAAACCCTGAGAACAAGGCCAGAAGGGAAGGTCAGACCACTGCTTTCTGTTGTAAGGTTGATGGCACACCTGAACCAAACCAGTATGAATG GTTCCACAATGGTACTCTGCTGGACAGGAGTCAATATCAGTATGACCAGACACTGATTTTGAGGAATCTCAGTTTGGACCATATAGGACAATACTACTGCAGAGCCAGTAATGAGGACGGAGCCATCAAATCTAAGCCAGCCACCCTGACAGTTATTG GTCAAAAAGCACCATCATGCAACCCTAAGCCTGATTCCCATCTGATCCGACTACCACATGACTGCTTTCAAAACGCGACTAACTCTTTCTACTATGATGTCGGGAGATGCCCAACCTCTGTGTGCACAGGGAAGCTGGATAACGGCATCAGATGCAAAGACTCTGTTTCCTACTGCTGTGGAATTTCAAACATGGAGGAGAAAATGATTACATGTCAGGGATATCAGTTGCCCATCATGATAGTGACTCAGTGTGGTTGTAAAACATGTGTGGACACAAAGGCTATCGTTCGTGGACGTGCTATCGCAGCAGACACTGGTGAGCCTATGAGGTTTGGACATATCTTCATGGATGGCACAAGAATAAGTCGAACTGGATACAAAGGCACATTCTCTATCCAGGTACCAACAAACTCTGAACGTCTGGTCCTCACCTTTGTGGACAACATGGAGAAGTTTGTGAATACCACAAAAGTGCTACCATTCAATCCTAGAGGTGGAGCTGTCTTCCACGAGATCAAACTGTTGAGGAAAAAGCCAGCTGTGATTATTAGCTCAAGAGAGACTAATAAGATAGATCTTGGTGAGGTAGAAGGCCAGGATCCCATTGCTGAGATTGAGATCCCACCAAATGCATTCTACAAGGAAAATGGAGAGGTGTTCATGGGAAATGTCAAGGCCAGTGTGACTTTCCTTGACCCCAGGGATGTATCAACAGCAGCAGCTGCCCAAAGTGATCTTAACTTCATTGGTGATGAAGGTGACACTTTGCCTTTGAGGACCTATGGAATGTTCTCTGTGGACTTCAGGGATGAAGAAGGAGGTGAGTCGCTCAATGCCGGAGAGGTGAAAGTGCGTCTCGATGCAGCACAAGTGAAGATGCCGGAGCACTTGAAGACAATGAAATTATGGTCCCTTAATCCTGATACAGGTTTGTGGGAGGAGGAGGGCCAGTTCCATACTGAGAAGAAACAAAGGGGGAAAAGAGAGGAGAGGACCTTCCTCATAGGTAACATGGAAATCCGTGAGAGACGGCTGTTTAACTTGGATGTACCTGAGAACAAGAGATGTTATGTGAAAGTGCGAGCCTTCCGTAGTGAACGGTACATGCCTAGTGAGCAAACTGAAGGAGTCGTGATGACTTTAATAAATATGGAACCCACACCAGGGTTTTCAACCAACCCTCGAGCTTGGGGCAGATTTGATAGTGTTGTCACTGGTCCAAATGGTGCATGTCTTCCAGCTTTCTGTGATGAACAGAAATCAGATGCATATTCGGCCTATGTCATGGCCAACCTTGGGGGAGAAGAGCTAGAGGCAGTAGCATCCTCTCCAAAGTTGAATCCTAACACCATTGGCGTTCCGCAACCCTATTTGAATAAACTTAACTACAGACGCACTGACCATGATGATCCCAGAATAAAAAAGACAGCGTTCAGCATCAATGTGGCCAAACCCCGTTCGAACACAGCTGAGGAGGCCAATGGTCCAGTTTATCCATTTGACAAACTTAAAGAGTGTGAGGAAGCTCCATTCAGTGCAGCTCACTTCCGTTTCTCAAGAGTTGAAGGAGATAGATATGATTACAACACAGTGCCTTTTAATGAGGATGATCCCATGAGCTGGACTGAAGACTACTTGAGTTGGTGGCCAAAACCCATGGAATACAGGGCCTGCTACATTAAAGTAAAAGTCAACAGTGCCCATGAGCTCAACGTTCGGTCTCGCAATATGGGAGGGACCCATCCAAAAACCGTTGGTCAACTGTATGGCATCCGTGACACCAGAAGCATCCGAGACATGGACCAATCAACTGTTTCAGCAGTGTGTCTGGAGTTTAAGTGCAGTGGGATGCTGTATGATCAAGACCGAGTGGATCGGACCCTTGTGAAAGTAATGCCTCAGGGCAGCTGCAAGCGAGAAAGTGTAAACAGCATGCTACAGGAATACTTGGTGAATCACCTTCCACTGGCTGTCAACAATGACACCAATGAGTTCACCATGCTTGCACCTCTAGACCCACTTGGCCACAACTACGGTATATATACAGTGACAGACCAAGATCCTCGGACAGCCAAAGAAATCGCACTTGGCCGTTGCTTTGATGGTACATCAGATGGCACTTCTCGAGTCATGAAGAGCAATGAAGGAGTGGCATTAGCATTCACCTGTGGTGATAAAAAGGTCACTAGGCAGAGTATGTTCCAGCAGATACAGAACTCACTGGGTCAAGCCACAGCTGGAAGTGGAAGACCGGGAAGAGGAAACCAGAGGCAGAGAGGTGGCTCAACAGCACCTCGCAGTAGTAGGAGGAGCACTCGTAATTCCTACACACGTGCCCAGACCATTGGTTGA